GATTATTaagaaatcgagttatgtgtacTGGGACTAAAAGGAGTCCATGCTGTGCGCACTGTATCTCAGAGGAATCCATGTTGTGTGTGGTGGTTTGGAAGTCCATTTGAAGTAACTCGATATCCTGAACATCAGGTTAAAGTAGAATTACTCGATACTCAAGAAATCGAGTTACATGCGAATAACTCGCTTATAAAGAAATCGAGTTAAGATAATTGGACTGGTCCcgaggcagtccaagaggaatctaagtgtaGACAATGGTGATCAACGTGTCTCGATGCTATAGATATCGAGTTCCTTTCAACATAACTCGGTAACAACTaaatcgagttaagttgacTGGGCTTCCTGACCCAGCCCAGAtaattggactggtccagaggcagtccaagaggaatctaagtgtagacaatggtcttcaacgtatctcgatgCTAAAGATATCGAGTTTTTTTCAACATAACTCGGTAATAACTTAATCGAGTTAAGTTGACTGGCTTCCTGACCCAGCccagatatttggactggtccagaggcagtccaagaggaatctaagtgtgcacaatggtcttcaacgtatctcgaAGCTACAGATAGCGAGTTCTTCTCAACATAACTCGGTTATAAGGAAATCGAGTTACCTTGACTGGGCTCAAACACCTAGTCCAGctatttggactggtccagatacagtccaagaggaatctagcTATGTAGAGTGCTCTCCAATGTAACTCGGTACCCTATAAATCGAGTTATGTTGAACGTAACTCGGATATAGAGAAATCGAGTAACCCAGATACTTGACAATTGAGAATGGATACAGTCGAAGGGGATTGAAAATGGACTGCAACGTAACTCGTTAGCtggaaaatcgagtttcatTTAGTATAACCTTtctacttgtagttttgcttgcGACTTGCACTGTTCACACCCATTCAGTATCGTGCTTATTCATAGTAAAAGTGGACCTGCTGACAACCATGCTATGAACAACAAGTCATCCATACAAATCATAACCAACCACATCCATCAGTAACATTCCCCCATTTGCATTACGcgaataaaaaaatcatccatataTACAAGCTTATTTGTAAGTAAAGAGCCTCTATGCATTTAAATCAGTTgatgtacaaaaataaaaagttccatTTCTGCATTTTAAACATTCTTCACAATTGTAAGTTGAAACTTGGACAGCATCCGCCAACAATGGTTTTAGGCAAACATGGAGTCATAGCATTTGAGTGACaccttctttttgttcttttcagaAGTTGCCTCCTTTCTGAGGAGTAGCCAACACAGAAATTAGTATACAACCCATGgtaattaataaattgaattgacaAATATAGAAGAGCATTCAAGCTTGCCTGCTTAAATGAGGAGCATCTACAGTTACACCTTGGCAACAATTACAAATCTGCAGCAAAACATATACAGTTAGGGAAATAGAGACCTCATGAATACTAGAATATGTACACCACAAACAATAAGATTGAAAGAATACTACAAATTACTGCCCACATCTTAATTATAACTCATATAATGTAATATCTAAACATGTAAAGAAGAATAACTTATGATACCCCCTTGTTACTATGATTTGTAATTGTTACCTGCTACATAGCACCATGGCTTGTTGAAGCCACATTTCGAGTTGGACATGTACGACGGTTATGACCCTCTTGGCGACACAACCCACACTTCAACTTTGGTCCATTCTCAATCCACAATGAGGTTGGCAACTCCCTATCCTCGTCATCCATCTCATTGCGAATTCTCGTGGACTTGGGCCGACCTTTTTCACGGATCAACCGCTGGTTTGGCATCACGGTTCTCCTTTCTGCTGGCTCCGGCCATTCTAACCTATCTTTTAGTGGTTGGAATATAGGCTCATAGCTGTGATACCGTTCTTCAAGGCGGTAGAAATGATCCATATACTCAGTGGCATCATGGTTGTGTTTGGCACAAACTGCTATCAAGTGGGAACAAGGGATCTTGTTTGCTTCCCATTTGCCACACGTGCATGTCATGTCTATGAGGGAAACCCTATGGGTGTGATCTCCCCCGCCAGTGTTCAACAGTGAAGACTGTGTCTCCACTGTATATAACCGTTGTTGCGCACTCATCCTTCTAACAATATGGAGCTTCGCCTTCTCTTGATTTTCCTCGAACTTGTCATAGGCATATTTGCACCACACTTGCCCCTCTTCCAACTTCTCTAGGGTTTTGTTTCGACGTTCGTCAAAGTATGAGTTCACCTTGTAAAATGTAAACTTCACCATTGCAGTTATGGGCAAGCTACATGCGCCCTTAAGTACCCCATTGAAGCACTTTGACaggttggttgtcattgcccaTATCGGTGCCCATGGTCATGTACAAGTGTCCACTTTTCTTGATTTACCTCCTTAAGATAGTCGTACGCAGCCGGGTTGACATTCTTGATGCAATCCATGGTGTTCTCAAACTTCCTAACTTGATTCGCAGTTGCTGCGTTCCATACCAAGTTCTTCAACGGCACACTATTGAAGTTAGTGTTAACATTGCTTACTAAATGGCGGAGGCAATACCGGTGATGGGTTAAGGGCGGTTGCAAGTAGCCCCTAGTGGTGTCATCAAAGCATGATTGTATCCCACGATGCCTGTCGGATATTATACACAAATTGGTGCGGTCTGTAACATAGGTCAACAGGCATGCCAAGAACCATCCCCATGTCTTCGTGCTCTCGCTTTCGACAACGGCAAATGCGAGTGGATAAACCTCGTTGTTACCATCTGTTGCCATTGCTATCAACAGCTTTCCTTTGTACTTGCCATAAAGGTGCGTTGCATCTATGCTTATCACCGGCCTGCAATGCCTAAACCCTCTAATACACGGACCAAAAGCCCAAAACGCGGAGTTGAATATACAAGTCCCCGGGACATTGGGGTCACACTTTAATGTGGTCACAGTATCCGGATCTGCATCAGACAATGCAGCTAGAAATCGTGGCAATTCTGCGTACGACTCGTCAAAATCCCCGTAAATACGTGCAACTGCCTTCTGTTTGGCTTCCCAAACCTTGTACATAGTTACATCATGCCTATGCCTTGCATGCAACATACTACGCAAGTCCCTTACCTTTCGGGTTAGGTCTTCCCGTACATACTTCTCAAGTCCAATGGAGATGAACTTTGAATCCATCATCCGCCCATCAGTTGGTAGCTGGAGGGATGAGCAACTATGGGGACCCTTACATGTACTGATAACCCACATCCTGTGCTTCTTGCTGCAATTGGCCCGAATTGACCACAGACATGCCTCATTCTTACACTGCACTACCAGCCTATTAGTGTCAGACTTGATGACCTTGTATTGCTTATTATGCTCCACAGAGTATAGGGTCAACACCTATTGAACAGAGGCTTTATTCTTGAATAGCATCCCCCTTGCTGGGTGGTCATCTTTATGCCAACTTGTAAGATGTCCTGTACCCAATGCAGGTGATGGGTCATTAATATTGTCCCATGTGTTTGATGTGAACCATTCTGGGATAGGAACTGTTGTAAGGCAATCCTCCTCGTTATTTTCGATCAGTGGTACATCTAAGACCTCCGCGTCGTCCACTGGTCCATCAGTATCAATGAACTCTTCATACACATCTCAGCTGGCATCAATATCAATTCCCCCGTCCATATCAGCTTGGACATGCTCATATGTGTGAGTAGACCCTCCCACATCATGTGTATTGGTGGCGCCCACCACTTCGGTGTTGTCCAAATGATCAACCGCACTACATGGTTGATTATTGTAGGGGAAAGGCGTGGCATAGGCAAAGGGAGGATGCACGTCAACCGACAATGAGTGTGGCTCTTCCACCCTACTGGCATGCTGCGAACTTGCACTACCATGGAACCCAACAGCCTCAACAGTTACATACAAGTCGGACGCTATGAACTCGGGGGTCCGCTTAATCACTGCCCACATCATGTCCACGTCAGCATCGCAACCCAACGGATTTGAGTTGTAGACAACCTGAGTACTCACAAGTATCTGGGGGCACGGTACACAATGGATATCTTATGTGACTCCTTGTCCAACCGTAGAGCTTCCATTATCTTCCGGTGCATTTTTCTCAAGTGTTTTCCCCATTTCAACTCAATGAACTTCTGCTTCACTGACTCGCCTTTATAGGACAGCCCATGCAAGTCATGGAAATACTGTTCCCCATCATAGTAAACGTAGAAGCAGTGACGACCCATGCCAGACCTGGATAAGGACAATTAATTGTGGTTATCATGCAGAAGATAGGGGGTTATGTTAATGCAACAGTAATTAATCTTTTACAGATGCACTATGATGCTATCCTAATTATAGGTGTACACACTTGATTCGTTTGGACACAAACATTGGCCTTTTAGGGGAGACGTGCCATAACAAAGAATCAGGGTGTTTGTAATATCGCTTGGTAAGGATGCAATATGGAGTaggaaaatgcaaacatggtCAGCAAAACTTGTTCACCTCGCAGGCTTTCTTTTTCAGAACCCACACAGTAAAGACTTTCAGAACTGAAAGAGCCATACAATTTAAACCTCAGTATACATTATACATCATTGTTAATATGTATGAATGAATGCATATGTCATCATATGAATTCACCGTAcaatgtttgtttatatatatgtttatttagaatgattatatacatatttacCAAAAGAattctcaaaaataattattatatacattACTATATAAAACTCGACATATTTAGGAACAATATGTATACAATGTcactatcacacacacacacacatataagatTATTCTCACATAAGTCATAAGAGCACATAATAATTAATCGTTTCTTGGACAATTTTTTCCAGGATTTTCAATGCACTAACAGTTTTTGCAATTCCTaacaaaaatgtttcaaaaaattggtGCCCTAAGCACATACATTATATGTAAACATAcctatacatgtgtgtgtgtatatatatatatatacatgtgatcATATATGGGTAGGTAGCTTtgtttatatttacatatatttgcatatacatacatacatacatacatgtatatatatatatatatatgtgtgtgtgtgtgtgtgtgtgtgtgtgtgtgtgtgtgtatgtgtgtatatatatatacatatatttgggAATGCCACATATACATCTTATGATATGGGTAAGTACGtttgtctatatatacatatatctatacatacatacatttatgtatatatatacacacacataatgtCAGAATAAGACAGTTGTAGAAAGCAATCCAAATTATAAGTAGTTATGTAAGTCAATCCATTTATAAGTAGTTATGTAAGTGAATATATACCTGTCAGGGAAGATGTGCCAGAACAAAGAAGAAGGGGACCACAGCAACAGCACGCCTGGTGAGGATGCAATAATGACAAGGAAAATGGCAGAAGAGTTAGCAAACTTTGTTCACCTCATAGGCTTTCTTTTTCAGAGACCAGACAGTGAAGGTTTTCAACACAGATAGAGCCAAACACGTGCATGGATTCTGAAATGTGGGGAGGGGGACAACATGACTCGATATTAAGGAAATCGATTTTATATAAAACTCGATACCACATAAATCGAGTTACTGTTGACAAGACGTATTGAAATGACGGCATTTCAGAAACTCGGTTAATtagaagtcgagttacatgtaACTCCGCatgctataactcgatttctataGAATCGAGTTTTAGCCCCATTTCCTCTACAAAAGCCCACTTCACACGTTAGAAGGTGCAACCACATTCTAGTGTAAAGAGTTCCCACCATTGCGTTTTTGTAGAGCAGGATGGGACGAACCTATGTTGTGTTTAACGGTCGTGTTCCAGGCATATACGACAGTTGGCTAGATGCGAGTAGACAAGTTCATAAATTCCCAAACGCCAATCACAAATCATATAAAGATCGAAGGGAAGCCGAAGCTGCATACATGGAGTATTTGCATGGTAATGGAATGGGCGTGCATGGTGGTGCGTCTACATCGTGGGAAACTCCAAACATATCAACCTCAACTCCACCTAGCACTTCTCAAAGCGAAGGAACCAACTATGGCAGTGGAGACATTAGGCACACTTTGTTAAGGTATCAGTTGGAAGTTGCCATTGAGGAGCGTGACCACGCAAGGAGGATCGCAACGTTGAGTGCAAACATGTTGAATGAAGTGGTGGCTCATGTTGTGGGGGATGATGAAGTTGATGCACCCACGAGACAACGTACGGATGCATGAATGCAAAAGTACGACTTCTTGTTGTGGTATTTAGTAAGATATGTATACTTCCAAGTACCATCTGTTGTCATGTGTGCTTTAAGTAGAAGTGTCATCGTTTTCTAATTGTTTCACTGGCAGATATgtatatatggaaaaataaccttattatttttgtttttggactactttggtcttattcggtccattatatctactttggtcttattcggtccactgTGGTTTCTAGGAAAATCGGTGTACTACATTCTATTTACTCTATTTGATCCTATTCAGTCAGCTTTGGTCGTACCCCGTCTATTTGATTCACTGCAGTCCATTATTGTGTAGTTACAAAATACTACATCAACCTATACACAATGAGCCATGATTAACGAATGTACATGACGTAAAAAACAACAATGAATTGCATAACCTCTACATGAACGATTTGGAAATCCTCCTCGTTGGAGGATTCACTGCAATCCATACCAATCAAAGAgaattcaaagtttaaaaaagatAGGATTGGAATTATTCATACATGATAAATCGTCCAACATTAGAAAATTATCTAAATTCTTCAAGtcaattctgaaaattttaatagcCACAATATAGAAAGTCCAGAACAAAATGACCATGAATAAAAATTGACACCaaccaactaaaaaaacaaataacacagCTATATAAAGGTTCTTGAATCCCAAACACagtaaataaaaccctaaaattatGATGTACCTTGTAATATTATtctgaattagaaaaaaaatgaacacttaaaatttaaaagttacgTAAAAAGTGAACATTACATGGAATACTACAGGTTTCAATAGATACATTACTATATCTTCCCTCTAGCTAGCTCCACTGGACAAAACAGGTTCATCTCTATGAGAGTGGTCTTGCCACTGTCAATTCTGCCAACAATACGTATTTTGTGCCCTTCCTCATGTGCAACTGATCCCCCTCAGAACAAGTGCATCAGCCTATATTTGATCTGTTTTATCAATGATATATAAAGCCATATTGTAAAGCCAAGTTTGAAGCAAATAACACAACTCTCAATCATGTGAAGATAAATACAAAACCAGTCAGATTGGTAATGAATGCCAAAGCATTAGTCCGCTTAGATAAAGTCCGGAAGAACAACTTCAAATCAAGAATCAATCTCACTTCCGTCAAAAGTGCAAGCATTCCTTTCCCACTAAATACTCCACAGGAGACAAAGAGGTATCATCatgtctaaattttttagcaatcaAACCATGTAAAGCACTAAACATATGAGGATTACCCATGTCAACAGTTTGGTCAATTAATGCCAACTTATAGATCAGAAGTCTTATTAAATGCTTCTTCCACTTCTAACTTATAGGAAGCTCAAAGAAAATATGTTTGATGATCACCAAACAGACatgtaagaagaaaattttacagCATCGTTAGTTTGCAAAATCTACAATTATTTTCATTCCCACATGATTTCAACACATTGCagataaggatatatatatatatatatatataaagcacaatgaaggcaaataaatggaaaaaataccTGTATGCCCAACAAAATTATGTGTACATTTGCTTCCTCTCCAAAGTTTTAAAGTTGTATCACTTGAACCTAAAATCGTGGTAGCATAAAAATGAACCCCATAAGTTCATAGTGAAAGACATAGTTGGATCTATGCATTCCAATCTGATATAACCAGTTCCAACTaccaacaaaatctaaaacaatatCTAGCAGAACAGTCATCTATTGAATCATATTATACCTGTAACAAGCTTGCCTGAAGGCAGCTTTATGAGTGCTTGGATTGCTGCCTTATGAGCCTCCCAGGATTCTGAAGGTTGGCCACTTCTCCAACGTCTTAATGTGCTGTGGTGAAGGAGACATTAGATACTAACCGaaaattattgagaaaaatGCATATACCTTTGTAAGCATAGATAataattcaaacccaaaaaacggtaatacacaaacaataaaagtaacatTCAAACAGTAtgcaaatttttcattaatgccTCCATCATTTCATTAAAGCAAATGATGGACAAGATTTGATTCATTGGCCAATGACAcacacaacatatatatatatatatatatactgaaaatcataaaataagaaggctaattgatgaaaaaatcaataatcaattaaatgtttctCATTGGGTTCCCAATTTGCTACCAAAATGAAAAGGTAATATATACaatgataaataacaattacaaaCCCCAAGAAGCGAAAAGAACAAAACATGCACACATAACTAAGATTTTTGCCGTTTTCAGCTTTGGGTAAGTTATATTGTGAGCTGCTCTAGAACAAtgctagaaaaaaatataaattctattctCCAAAGTTCCTACTAacgaacttgtaatcaaatgtACACAGATCTAATCATTCTAGAGAGGAGGGGATTTAAAGgagattaaaaataagaaaatgggAAGGAGGATGTACCAATCTAGGAATTGTAGGGAAGGCGAATCAGAAAATTAGGAGAGAGACACATACCTAGCCAAGCATTGTAGAGACTCGGATAAATGATTTGCTACAAAGGAGTTGGTTCTGCCATTGATCCGCATAAACTTCGTCATCAAACTCTTTTACAGAAAGTATCAAATTACTTCTTCTTGCTTATCAACAATACCACACATTTGTTTctcacaaaaataacaaaaataaaaaaacaaattactcTCTTACAACCCACTTTATTGTAGCTAacaacatacaaaaacacaagaaagtttGGCTTCAAATGAATACCAATCCAGACATTTGTCAAATTGCAATCAAAACTCCAAGTGCAGAAAAACTTCCTAATACATCAATAAATACAATACGCCTTATGGGTTTTctccaaaatatcaatttcttgacAACAAACACATTGACAGCCAGTATTCTCCCCAAGCAATGATCCAGAAATAGATGCACAGCCACCAAGATTCTCCCCAATTAGTAGAACATTTTGCATGCTTATTCCAGTCACCTATACACATGAAGAATAAGCACACAAGGACAATCCAGCTCAATGGCCTTTTCATGTCCACCATTGCAGttaggtctaaaaaaaaaatacgactTTAGAAGAAAAGTGAAACGTAACTATGCAGTCACCTATAGGCAGGAAGTATAAGCATACACTAAGGCATTTAATGATCTTTTCGTTTCCGCCCATATGCCCTGACAGGTCTAATCTTACCTGTTTCATCAGACACAACagcataattaaattaacataatcaatcaaatgcACAGTACAAGTAGCTCAAGAAGATGGGAAGTGTAGACGAAGTACATACCATCACCAGTCCCGCAATCGGGAGCATGCGCACACGGGCGTCGCGATCTCCGCAAAGCCTCCACCGGCTCAATGTCCTCAGCCGGTATCTGCTCAATCTGTACAGCCTCTCCGTGGGCGGTTTGAGATGGAGCTGACATGGTGGGGTCCACATGCACTAGAGGCGGGGTGGGCATGCCTGGTGTGGGGACAAATATGCATCCACCATCATGGGCAGATCCACTGAAAACTGGGGGCGACATACGAGGAGGGCCCTCAAAGTCCGTGCTAGCACCATGGGATGTAGTGTGGGCTGGAACAGTGCCCTGATGATCGACGCTATGGGATGGCCCAGCACCATCGCCAGGCGTGCATCGTGGTGTCCTGCCGTCGTCATCAGACAGTACCCAATCAGTGCCAAGCCATGCCTCTTCTACACCCTCCTCATTCCCTTCCTCGTAGATGGGAGCCGACTCGGTCGTACGGCTGCGACCAGCTTGACCACCTCCATAATGTCCACCCCCACGAGACCCACCACGTTGCCCGCCACGAACTGGGGCCTGTGTATCAATGTCAACTGCTTCTGCAAGCGCATTCGCCAATTTAAGTCGGCCTAGCTCCTCCACAAGCTCTAGTGTAAATGTAAGGTCAGTGTGCATGTCAGAACCTTCATCGCACCTCTGTATAGACCTAATCATCGCCCGAACCTACAAAACAAGGGCGTCATAAAAGCAAGAACGCAAGTATGATgcaaaacttggataaatttgttccaaaatcaaaagaaaaagtagcaaaCATAGCTAATGAAATCCTTATATTACTTATAATTATGAAGCATCTTTAAAAATACAGAGTATAAAAATAGGGGTTGGCCCCCCCCTGTGCAAAAATTTATAGTTCCAACCCAACACTCAGGAATTTTCAGTTTCCTGTTATGTTTATCGCTATGCAATCTAAACATTGAGATAATACTTCTAAAAAACACGTATAGTTGGTTGTACATAAGTTCAATCTTAGCATAAGTGAAAATATCAGAATTTCACTTCTGTATCTAGGCTTCACTAGATTTACAACTCCATTAATATCACATTGCAATCAGGACACATATTTTGAAGTTATTATTTCCTAACGTACACGCCCAaatcaaatgaattgaaaatatcaaacgcaagtttcaagtttcaattaagGGAAGTACCAAAAACTTAGAACATATATCATACTTGAATCTAGTATAAATGCACATCTCTTTGCTGCATACTTGCAAGATTTTAAATGACCTTTAAACTGTTGGGAATTGCATTCTACCAACAGTTTAGTAAGGGACTTCCCAATCCTAGAGGTAATATCTATCAAGGAATATGTAATACATTAATCAGTCCTGGAGGAAAGGCTATCTAAACTATCATGAAATGTGAATTTATCACTACTACACAGAGTTGCACCGTCCATTTTAAAGTACaagccaaccaaaaacaaaaaaaaataaacaaaaaataaaataaaatacaataaaacccaacccaacctacccTTTTTAAAAGTTGAATGTAATTATATGAACAAAGGTGTGGTCATCATTAGTCATTGCCCATTAACCATTTCTCATGCAAACAAATTGGATCAAGACAAATTCAGTTTGTTATGAACAACTTAAATCATGCAGTATTTTGACTTTAAAACATAATGACATGTCATGCAGTATTTTTtgactttaaaacaaaatgatagAGAAACTTATAGAGATGTAACAACGATAATTATTGTGGACTTTTGCATGCATGATAAAGCTGCTGAGGATATTTAATCCAACAATGGTTTCATCCATAAAATAGGAATTGTTGCCTTACCATGAGTTCCCAATACGCAGACTCTGGTGTTATGTACCGCCTTGTGTGGCGATTGTATCACATCATGTACTCAACGAGATACGTATCATCATCGTCTAGGAGATCGGACCCGCGAACTACATTCACTCGGTTGGCCCATTGCCGAATAAAGGGATCATGTTCTACCTCCCAGTTCTTCTCCCATTTACCCTGAAGGGATATCTTGTGAAGGGTAGTCGACGTATCCACAACACTTGGAACTGGTTGCTTCATCCCAAACTGACGGAGGACTCGCTCAGGATGATGCCACTCCACTATCCAAAAGAATATCAACGGCACCTCGGCCCTCCAAATATGCTGCCCAGCAGTGCAATACGCAGGTAGGGAGCCTAGCGTATGCGTGTACGACTCCCATACAATCTGCATAAGTAGATTATGTTTGTGATAGTGAGACATCATACTAATTTAACATTATGTTTGTGATATGTAATATGCAAAGCATGGAATTTCTAGCTTCTAGTCGTACACAAAATCTTCAGGGATTATTGGGCAGAAACtaaaagaacaacaaaattgacctgcaaaaaatattaaaagatccAGGTTGTTCATGTCCACCATTTTCAGCCCCATGTTCATATGTTGGACAGGGTTCAAAGCTAACTGACACCATCAAATACTAGGGTTTTCAATCTGAACCAAACTTAGAGGAGGGTACTAGAGCATCCTTATGGCTGTAAGATGAATCCAAGTTGATGATTTCGCAAAATCTTTTTATCGTAATAGAAATATTGTGCTACATTAATTGCATTAGTCATTAACAATGTTTCAATGAATGAGAACAAAATGACTATTATAAGGTCTACTGAAGACATTGCATTTCAAGTACCACTTTATATTGCAAGAAATGGAAGCTATGTAAATTATTACATGGTATAATCCTCATCAAATACTgttattatatttcttataaattttagtgTTGGAAATTACGTAAGCCTTTTAGTTATCTCAAACTAATCATGTCAATGTCTAAAATTACATTCCTCTTGAAGAATATGGTGAGCAGCATATTTTGCACGcttctaaaattatatgaataaagTACTCGTTAATAATCCAtagcttttaataattttaggacTATTAAGGCAGCTAAAGTGGGGACAACTTAAGGAGTTGCATGCTGCAATTAAATTGTGCTCTCCAACTTTGGTGCAAGGAGCACGAACTAACTTTTCATTTAGGTCAACAACAAGAGGTAATGTGTCAAGCGTCTTTATGTTTTCTCATATATCACTGATTAacaattatttgtttctttaaacttaGGCCATTGTTTTCCAAGAAGACAATCGAGGCTGTGCATATTCAAAATATACCACTTGAATACGTAAATCGAAGTCAAACAGTATTCTACTAGACTGTAAAAATATAACCTTCAATTCAGCAAAGGTAATTTATAACGTACAATGTAACAATGTTTTTTGCATCACAATAACAATGTTTGTAATCCTGGATACCCCTATGTTAGAAGAAGAAATACTAAATTGTCTACTTATTAGGCAGAGCAATAACTATGGTTTTAAGCtcataacattttattaattaattacaagtGATTTCACAAGCTTAATTACAAACCGTacaagcttaaattttatttgtttaatcaaaTTTGTAGCATATATTGAGACTATATGCAAAAACAACCGACTAAAGTAGAGCGTGATAGTAATCTGGTGCAATTGTACATATGAAACTTCTAGCCAAGAGAGTTCGATCGTACCTATGAAACTTATATCTATGCCCAAATGGAGCTCACACACTAAAACCACCTGCAGCACCAGTGGCACCAATGAATTGTAAAGAGCTTAGATTCACATTGACTACCTATGAAAACACCATCAACTAGAACATCCCAAACGGATGTTTAGATAACATAAAAGTTTATATTAACCTTAGATGGTCACTTAATACTAAATATTGCTATGTTCTGTCACAGGGGTAGTGAAATGCATAAACTCCAAACATTAGTAAGTTTTTGAAGGCAAAGCAACAATTGAGACTATCTTCGGTGCTCACTCTAGCATCCTAAACAACCCCAAATCTCACAAAGGGTTTAACCTATACCCTGGACTCTCGAGTTCCTAGTGGGGGGGCACTAATGGCTttgtattttggaaatttcacaGTGTGGACCCAAGCAATGACAACCATCCAGC
The sequence above is drawn from the Quercus robur chromosome 7, dhQueRobu3.1, whole genome shotgun sequence genome and encodes:
- the LOC126693464 gene encoding uncharacterized protein LOC126693464; this encodes MHTDLTFTLELVEELGRLKLANALAEAVDIDTQAPVRGGQRGGSRGGGHYGGGQAGRSRTTESAPIYEEGNEEGVEEAWLGTDWVLSDDDGRTPRCTPGDGAGPSHSVDHQGTVPAHTTSHGASTDFEGPPRMSPPVFSGSAHDGGCIFVPTPGMPTPPLVHVDPTMSAPSQTAHGEAVQIEQIPAEDIEPVEALRRSRRPCAHAPDCGTGDGKIRPVRAYGRKRKDH